The following are encoded in a window of Rissa tridactyla isolate bRisTri1 chromosome 3, bRisTri1.patW.cur.20221130, whole genome shotgun sequence genomic DNA:
- the BIRC5 gene encoding baculoviral IAP repeat-containing protein 5 — MAAEAETAVPLPEEWRLYFVLTRANTFRSWPFTEGCACTPEQMAAAGFLHCPSENSPDVAQCFFCLKELEGWEPDDDPLKEHKKHSVHCALLSLQKVPTNLTLQEFLKLDRERMKNVLKKEIAQKVTEVEDIAKSVRREIENLGS, encoded by the exons ATGGCGGCCGAGGCGGAGACGGCGGTGCCGCTGCCCGAGGAATGGCGGCTCTACTTCGTCCTCACCCGCGCCAACACCTTCCGCAGCTGGCCCTTCACCGAGGGCTGCGCCTGCACGCCCGAGCAG ATGGCGGCGGCGGGTTTCCTGCACTGCCCCAGCGAGAACAGCCCCGACGTGGCGCAGTGCTTCTTCTGCCTCAaggagctggagggatgggagccCGACGACGACCCGCT gaagGAACACAAGAAACACTCTGTGCACTGTGCTTTACTCTCCCTTCAGAAAGTCCCCACTAACCTGACACTGCAGGAGTTCCTGAAGCTGGACAGGGAACGAATGAAAAATGTACTG aaaaaagaaattgctcaGAAGGTGACCGAGGTTGAAGATATAGCCAAGAGCGTGCGCCGTGAAATAGAGAATCTGGGCTCCTAG
- the DZANK1 gene encoding LOW QUALITY PROTEIN: double zinc ribbon and ankyrin repeat-containing protein 1 (The sequence of the model RefSeq protein was modified relative to this genomic sequence to represent the inferred CDS: substituted 1 base at 1 genomic stop codon) has protein sequence MEVPVLISSFVHCSETGESLLRKMTAGSISVPQVIPLRIPLPGKAKHEIDTNTLIEIKSDGSKPELIRKPGYGEHNTFKYKGPIVLPVGKIMVKALAVTKDCRESTVVTKVFLVEYKQPNILFSVEDDDENFLKDVATQEREGGMFTTKSKKNGVNVETKPAWSEAPQDFQDLETEEKTAHRSLQGPQLPASHLETAEYREESISGLPIESLQFASSSAVTSRKSLASTQVARIQRETDFLKCAHCSAPRLSNPLAHFCQECGSPIPPVPVRRLPPPEGAQMAPCLECGHLVPMNTPTCIVCESPIAPQLQPQTNNCIKGKVICQVCGTGNPLHHKHCVTCESKLPEIQMPVFGGDTPPPYPSHQRKTVSCSKCNRVNQRDAHFCDWCGAKPGPPPSYFTCFKCGTSNRPYARFCGSCGVYIEPPSRVGSQNGSLMDAAGLLWFSELRHAAKQFQAQVAWQPSPISVPKSKAELKEREDKGTQTIGLFYPSSKMLEKKQLELISQTEKLEKMSDHKPLLTAVSPGKGYWRKQLDHVCAHLRSYAQNNLEFRALIGEPRMGKINSATIHEDDHEVTITLNYALAINKDIHTNKPVKFSSHYLNTVTEARGGQEGSQTSFGKDDHNVFHSGGKIKRTKSRTLTEKEDKLPPQSRQLLDELGPNGKGRIPVVEQLLSEGADPNHTSDKDRPALTVAVLKKHTEPISLLMQKGADIDQQSGPHTTTALHEAVLLGSEGEECTRALLQXVLRLPTKNAKGQSAYDLAVTAGNNEVISLFASKFRQGMLDKLRKPRSIGLISV, from the exons ATGGAAGTGCCAGTGCTGATCTCAAGCTTCGTTCACTGTTCTGAAACAGGAGA atcactGCTGAGAAAAATGACAGCTGGCTCTATCTCAGTTCCTCAGGTCATACCACTGAGAATCCCTCTTCCAGGAAAGGCTAAACATGAAATAGACACAAATACTCTTATAGAAATAAAATCAG ATGGAAGTAAACCAGAACTCATTAGGAAACCTGGCTATGGAGAGCATAACACTTTTAAGTATAAGGGTCCTATCGTATTACCAGTTGGGAAAATAATGGTGAAGGCACTGGCAGTTACAAA GGACTGCAGGGAGAGTACGGTTGTAACAAAGGTGTTTCTGGTAGAGTACAAACAACCAAACATCCTCTTCTCTGTTGAAGACGATGATGAGAATTTCCTAAAAGATGTCGCCACACAG GAGAGGGAAGGTGGAATGTTTACTACAAAATCAAAGAAGAATGGAGTGAATGTGGAAACCAAGCCTGCCTGGAGTGAAGCACCCCAAGATTTTCAAG ActtggaaacagaagaaaagactgCTCACAGGTCCTTGCAAGGGCCGCAGCTCCCTGCCAGTCATTTGGAAACAGCAGAGTACAGAGAGGAATCCATCTCAGGACTACCAATAGAGTCATTACAG TTTGCTAGTTCTTCTGCAGTGACTAGCCGGAAGAGCTTAGCAAGCACACAGGTGGCAAGGATCCAGAGGGAAACAGATTTCCTCAA ATGTGCGCACTGTTCTGCACCTCGCCTGTCTAACCCCTTGGCTCATTTCTGTCAGGAATGTGGATCTCCTATCCCACCTGTGCCAGTACGTCGCTTACCACCCCCTGAAGGAGCGCAG atggcACCATGTCTTGAATGCGGACATCTTGTGCCAATGAATACGCCCACTTGCATTGTATGTGAGTCGCCAATAGCTCCACAGCTGCAGCCCCAAACCAACAACTGCATAAAG GGTAAAGTGATTTGTCAGGTGTGTGGCACAGGAAATCCTCTTCACCATAAACACTGTGTGACTTGTGAAAGCAAACTGCCTGAAATACAGATG CCCGTGTTTGgaggagacacccccccgccTTATCCCAGCCATCAGAGGAAGACAGTTTCGTGCTCAAAATGCAATCGTGTTAACCAGCGTGATGCCCATTTCTGTGACTGGTGTGGAGCCAAG CCCGGACCTCCTCCATCCTACTTTACTTGTTTCAAGTGTGGCACAAGCAACCGTCCATACGCTCGCTTCTGTGGGTCCTGCGGTGTTTACATAGAGCCCCCATCACGGGTGGGTTCTCAGAACGGGAGTCTCATGGATGCTGCGGGCTTACTGTGGTTTTCTGAGCTAAGACACGCA GCTAAACAATTTCAAGCTCAAGTTGCCTGGCAGCCTAGTCCTATTTCCGTGCCCAAATCAAAGGCAGAactaaaagaaagagaagataaagGAACCCAAACCATTGGACTTTTTTACCCATCTAGCAAAATGTTGGAGAAGAAGCAGCTTGAACTGatttcacaaacagaaaaactggaaaagatgAGTGATCATAAGCCTCTCCTGACAGCCGTTAGTCCTGGAAAAG GTTACTGGAGAAAACAGCTGGATCACGTCTGCGCTCACCTCAGGAGCTATGCTCAGAACAATCTTGAATTCAGAGCTCTGATTGGGGAACCTCGAATGGGAAAG ATTAATTCTGCTACCATCCATGAGGATGACCATGAAGTCACTATTACGTTGAATTACGCTCTTGCTATTAACAAG GATATTCATACTAATAAACCAGTGAAGTTCAGCAGTCATTACCTGAATACTGTAACAGAAGCCAGAGGTGGACAGGAGGGCAGTCAGACGagttttg GCAAAGATGATCATAATGTTTTCCACTCAGGAGGCAAAATAAAGAGAACAAAGTCAAGAACACttacagaaaaagaagataaactcCCC CCACAGTCCAGACAACTGCTGGACGAATTGGGTCCAAATGGGAAAGGAAGAATCCCCGTGGTAGAACAATTGCTCAGTGAA GGAGCTGACCCAAACCACACCAGCGACAAGGACCGACCTGCTCTCACGGTTGCGGTCCTTAAAAAGCACACGGAACCAATCTCCCTTCTCATGCAGAAAGGTGCTGACATCGACCAGCAGTCAGGACC GCACACCACCACTGCTCTCCACGAAGCAGTTCTGCTTGGATCGGAGGGAGAGGAGTGCACCCGAGCCCTGTTACAGTAAGTACTGCGGCTACCCACA aagaatgcaaaagGGCAATCGGCATATGATTTGGCTGTTACAGCTGGAAATAATGAAGTTATTTCATTGTTTGCAAGTAAATTCAGACAGGGAATGTTGGACAAACTTAGAAAACCCAGGAGCATTGGTCTCATCAGTGTGTGA